From one Musa acuminata AAA Group cultivar baxijiao chromosome BXJ2-6, Cavendish_Baxijiao_AAA, whole genome shotgun sequence genomic stretch:
- the LOC135580969 gene encoding uncharacterized protein LOC135580969 isoform X1, with translation MEAKANAAGTPLPLSKVSSSRNHNPGLSPSASPTRLWRPAAQRNIRNQWSKLLSNKDRWASAASEGRSQATSLVNAYLNQRYMPAMELGVLKDMPGIRQKACDKLSRKQETYRKLLLSSYNDMVLAVAELVKSARSMRCFLKGPIASPLAQFSDIPEHENDPGDGGGIPVFSSFSITYFENLAHELVKMFLSELSLKRFLVVELLSIKHEEGKGQFDRLKWSDELYSGEFQDLTISGLCSEKNVEPLLPSLRGQQPCASLTTQVDHPLSSDVLQVYLTTWLADVNIDTNRINDIFTIVEEETQVKLS, from the exons ATGGAAGCCAAAGCCAACGCCGCTGGCACGCCTCTTCCCCTTTCGAAGGTCTCGAGCTCTCGGAACCATAATCCTGGTCTGTCCCCGTCGGCGTCGCCGACGCGGCTATGGCGGCCGGCGGCGCAGAGGAATATAAGGAACCAGTGGTCGAAGCTGCTCTCGAACAAGGATCGGTGGGCCTCCGCGGCGTCGGAGGGGAGGTCGCAGGCTACCTCTCTCGTCAATGCTTATCTTAATCAGAG GTACATGCCGGCGATGGAATTGGGTGTTCTGAAGGATATGCCTGGGATTCGGCAGAAGGCTTGTGACAAATTGTCTCGTAAGCAG GAAACGTATCGAAAATTGCTGTTATCATCTTACAACGATATG GTACTTGCTGTTGCTGAACTGGTCAAGTCAGCTCGCTCTATGCGTTGTTTCCTTAAAGGACCTATTGCCAGCCCCCTGGCACAATTTTCTGATATTCCAGAGCATGAGAATGATCCTGGAGATGGTGGAGGAATTCCAGTTTTTTCATCTTtttcaattacatactttg AGAATCTTGCACATGAGCTTGTCAAGATGTTTCTATCAGAGCTAAGTTTGAAG AGGTTCCTTGTGGTCGAGTTACTGTCGATTAAACATGAGGAAGGCAAAGGacaatttgatagattaaaatgGTCAGATGAGCTATATTCTGGAGAATTTCAAGATCTAACTATTAGTGGTCTGTGCTCTGAGAAAAATGTTGAGCCTTTACTTCCATCGCTAAGAGGTCAGCAACCCTGTGCTTCCCTGACCACACAAGTTGATCATCCTTTGAGCAGTGATGTTTTGCAG GTGTACCTAACAACATGGCTTGCTGATGTAAACATTGACACGAATAG AATCAATGACATATTTACTATTGTCGAAGAAGAAACACAGGTCAAACTGTCGTGA
- the LOC135580969 gene encoding uncharacterized protein LOC135580969 isoform X2 — protein MEAKANAAGTPLPLSKVSSSRNHNPGLSPSASPTRLWRPAAQRNIRNQWSKLLSNKDRWASAASEGRSQATSLVNAYLNQRYMPAMELGVLKDMPGIRQKACDKLSRKQETYRKLLLSSYNDMVLAVAELVKSARSMRCFLKGPIASPLAQFSDIPEHENDPGDGGGIPVFSSFSITYFENLAHELVKMFLSELSLKRFLVVELLSIKHEEGKGQFDRLKWSDELYSGEFQDLTISGLCSEKNVEPLLPSLRGQQPCASLTTQVDHPLSSDVLQVYLTTWLADVNIDTNRFGKLKLISFPVI, from the exons ATGGAAGCCAAAGCCAACGCCGCTGGCACGCCTCTTCCCCTTTCGAAGGTCTCGAGCTCTCGGAACCATAATCCTGGTCTGTCCCCGTCGGCGTCGCCGACGCGGCTATGGCGGCCGGCGGCGCAGAGGAATATAAGGAACCAGTGGTCGAAGCTGCTCTCGAACAAGGATCGGTGGGCCTCCGCGGCGTCGGAGGGGAGGTCGCAGGCTACCTCTCTCGTCAATGCTTATCTTAATCAGAG GTACATGCCGGCGATGGAATTGGGTGTTCTGAAGGATATGCCTGGGATTCGGCAGAAGGCTTGTGACAAATTGTCTCGTAAGCAG GAAACGTATCGAAAATTGCTGTTATCATCTTACAACGATATG GTACTTGCTGTTGCTGAACTGGTCAAGTCAGCTCGCTCTATGCGTTGTTTCCTTAAAGGACCTATTGCCAGCCCCCTGGCACAATTTTCTGATATTCCAGAGCATGAGAATGATCCTGGAGATGGTGGAGGAATTCCAGTTTTTTCATCTTtttcaattacatactttg AGAATCTTGCACATGAGCTTGTCAAGATGTTTCTATCAGAGCTAAGTTTGAAG AGGTTCCTTGTGGTCGAGTTACTGTCGATTAAACATGAGGAAGGCAAAGGacaatttgatagattaaaatgGTCAGATGAGCTATATTCTGGAGAATTTCAAGATCTAACTATTAGTGGTCTGTGCTCTGAGAAAAATGTTGAGCCTTTACTTCCATCGCTAAGAGGTCAGCAACCCTGTGCTTCCCTGACCACACAAGTTGATCATCCTTTGAGCAGTGATGTTTTGCAG GTGTACCTAACAACATGGCTTGCTGATGTAAACATTGACACGAATAGGTTTGGAAAACTGAAGCTGATATCTTTCCCAGTTATAT AA
- the LOC135580969 gene encoding uncharacterized protein LOC135580969 isoform X3, protein MEAKANAAGTPLPLSKVSSSRNHNPGLSPSASPTRLWRPAAQRNIRNQWSKLLSNKDRWASAASEGRSQATSLVNAYLNQRYMPAMELGVLKDMPGIRQKACDKLSRKQVLAVAELVKSARSMRCFLKGPIASPLAQFSDIPEHENDPGDGGGIPVFSSFSITYFENLAHELVKMFLSELSLKRFLVVELLSIKHEEGKGQFDRLKWSDELYSGEFQDLTISGLCSEKNVEPLLPSLRGQQPCASLTTQVDHPLSSDVLQVYLTTWLADVNIDTNRINDIFTIVEEETQVKLS, encoded by the exons ATGGAAGCCAAAGCCAACGCCGCTGGCACGCCTCTTCCCCTTTCGAAGGTCTCGAGCTCTCGGAACCATAATCCTGGTCTGTCCCCGTCGGCGTCGCCGACGCGGCTATGGCGGCCGGCGGCGCAGAGGAATATAAGGAACCAGTGGTCGAAGCTGCTCTCGAACAAGGATCGGTGGGCCTCCGCGGCGTCGGAGGGGAGGTCGCAGGCTACCTCTCTCGTCAATGCTTATCTTAATCAGAG GTACATGCCGGCGATGGAATTGGGTGTTCTGAAGGATATGCCTGGGATTCGGCAGAAGGCTTGTGACAAATTGTCTCGTAAGCAG GTACTTGCTGTTGCTGAACTGGTCAAGTCAGCTCGCTCTATGCGTTGTTTCCTTAAAGGACCTATTGCCAGCCCCCTGGCACAATTTTCTGATATTCCAGAGCATGAGAATGATCCTGGAGATGGTGGAGGAATTCCAGTTTTTTCATCTTtttcaattacatactttg AGAATCTTGCACATGAGCTTGTCAAGATGTTTCTATCAGAGCTAAGTTTGAAG AGGTTCCTTGTGGTCGAGTTACTGTCGATTAAACATGAGGAAGGCAAAGGacaatttgatagattaaaatgGTCAGATGAGCTATATTCTGGAGAATTTCAAGATCTAACTATTAGTGGTCTGTGCTCTGAGAAAAATGTTGAGCCTTTACTTCCATCGCTAAGAGGTCAGCAACCCTGTGCTTCCCTGACCACACAAGTTGATCATCCTTTGAGCAGTGATGTTTTGCAG GTGTACCTAACAACATGGCTTGCTGATGTAAACATTGACACGAATAG AATCAATGACATATTTACTATTGTCGAAGAAGAAACACAGGTCAAACTGTCGTGA